atttaaaaatcttaatccttccagtacatatcagttgctgaataatacagtggaagttcttttctttttgaatttcctttctgtctgtccacagtgctctctgctgacacctgttcttgtcaggaactgtccagagcagtataggtttgccgtgaggaattgttcctgctctggacagttcctggcatggacagaggtgtcagcagagaacactgtagtcacagaaaataaattcaaaaagaaaagaacttcctctgtattattgagcagctgataagtactggaaggaatacaatttttaaatagaagtaatttacaaatctgttaacattttggcaccagttgatttattaaaaaaaatgtttttgaccggagtacccccttaaggttGTAATGGAAAATCTTGAGAAATTCTTCTAAGGAGTAGATACAAAGTATTTATACTCCATCCTGTCTAAAGGCAGCTTAGGGTATTTACTTCAGTATTGTTGTACAAGGTTGAGAATATTCTGTCTAGACTCGGAGTGATTCTAGGAGAGATTGAGTTTTCTAGAATACTTATATAAGGAAAGCTGTCAGATAATGGTATTACCCAAGGTGTGGCACGTCAGAAGAGATGAAGTAGACGTAGATGCTCTACATACATGTGAGTCATCCTGTTAACTGTTTTGCTTTATTTTCATACTTTAGATACTACTATCAAAGAGGAATTCTAGcaaaagtggagggtcagaggcTTGTGTACCAGTTCAAAGAAATGCCTAAGAATATTGTGGTGATAGAAGATGACAAGGCAGAGCCCTGCACCGAAGAGATGGTGTCTCCAATAGATGACAAGTCACTGGAGCGCGTATCTATCCCTGCAGAGGGCATACTTAAAATGTCTATGCCAGCTCGACTAGAGAAATGCCCCACGCAACAAACCTCGCCCAGAAAGCCTAGACTAGTAAGCCTGGCTTCTCCTGTCAGTGAGGGACCCCCTCTTTCACCCACCAGCACCACACCAAACCCAGGACAGAGGTCAGTATCTGGTAATAACGTCTGGGGTTATGCTGGATTAGGAAAAGATTGTTGCTTTCTTTCAAAACAGCACCAAACCTTTCCTCGGAATGAGTGCGGTTTTACAACCCTGCTTCATTCACTTCCatgtaactgagctgcagtaccacacacaaactgaggacaggtgtggcactgtttcttgaagaacttaccgtatatactcgagtattagccgttccgaatataagctgaggcccctaatttcaccacaaaaacccaggaaaagttattgactcgactagaagtctagggtgggaaatacatcatcccctcatgtcatcatcacccccgccaTTATCACCCCCGCCATTATCAATCACCCCTGCCATTATCCGGACtctccttttgttttctactcacctccccagggtgagctggtccgggccgtccatcttcggccatctatgctgcagggacagtcTTGTGGGGAGGGttatcgttccgggctgtccatctttaccgggaggccctcttctccgggccggcccggactagtgacgttgcgttgacacgcagggacgtccgtgcgcagcagacgtccgtgatgtccctgagcggtggcgtcaatgcagcgtcactagttcagggcccgagcggagaagagggcctcccgatgATGatagacagcccggaacgactaaccctccgcaccagacagtccctgcagcatagatggccgaagatggacggcctgGCCCATCCCTTCACAGCTAAGCCAaaattgttcactcgagtataagccgaggggggtgttttcagcacgaaaaatcgtgctgaaaaactctgcttttatatgtaaacttttttttttttttaatcaactggtgccagaaagttaaacagatttgtaaattacttctataaaaaaaataatccctccagtacttaatcagcagctgaatactacagaggaaattcttttctttttggaacacagtgctctctgctgacatcatgacatcattttctatggggaatttctcctgctctggacagttcttaaaatggacagagatgtcagcagagagcactgtggtcgtgatatcagcagagagctctgtgtcccaaaaataaaacaatttccactgtagtattgagcagctattaagtactggaaggattaatattttttaatataagtaatttacaaatctgtttaactttctggcaccagttgcaccagttgataaaaaaaaaatgttttccaccggagtcctTTAACTTGTAAGTTCACTCAACCCAAACAGCTTGTTAGAAAttagaagtaccgtatatactcgagtataagccgacccgagtataagccgagacccctaatttcaacccaaaatcccaggaaaagttattgactcgagtataagcctagggtgggaaatacatcatcccccccctgtcatcatccagacccgtcattaacatcctcattatcatccccttatcatcccacacatccccccttcatcatccccttatcatcccgcacatccccccttcatcatccccttatcatcccacacatcccccttcatcatccccttgtcatcatcccacacccccccccccccttcatcatcctcttctcatcattcgccctcagtggtcttcaacctgcggacctccagaggtttcaaaactacaactcccagcaagcccgggcagccatcggctgtccgggcttgctgggagttgtagttttgaaacctccggagatccgcaggttgaagaccactgcggccttcgacatcattcagccccctgagtactcacctccgctcggcgctggtccggtcctgcagggctgtccggtgaggaggtggtccggtgggatagtggttccgggctgctatcttcaccgagggcgcctcttctccgcgcttccggcccggaatagaggcgttgccttgacaacgacgcagaagtacgttggcaatgaacgcacctctgcgtcgctgtcaaggcaacgtgactattctgaggccgggcccgaagcgcttagaagaggcctccccggtgaagatagcagcccggaaccactatcccaccggaccacctcctcaccggacagtcctgcaggaccggaccagcgccgagcggaggtgagtactgtacagaactaaaggggggtgagagggggctggatgatgtcgaaggccgcagtggtcttcaacctgcggacctccggaggtttcaaaactacaactcccagcaagcccggacagccgatggctgcccgggcttgctgggagttgtagttttaaaacctctggaggtccgcaggttgaagaccactgcgggtgggggagttcactcgagtataagccgaggggggtgttttcagcacgaaaaatcgtgctgaaaaactcggcttatactcgagtatatacggtaatcattTGACTAAAATGGTCACTTAACTTTTTAACATCCATACTATGCCTTATTAAAGGAAAGTGCACATATCAGGCTCCTTTCAATCTCCCCATTCCCTCATAAACTGATAATTTACTGAGTACATAGGGCAGATTTTCTGCTGTTTTACCTGTGttggattttccacagcagacCCTACTGAAGTCaacaaaatatgctgcagatttgattgaCTTCAATTGGCTCTGCTGTGGATTTTCAGTTCCGCTGCCGAAAATCTGCTGCAGTGAACCTGCCCCGGTTCACACGCGCAGCAGGAAACACTGCTGTCTCGCAAGTAAATCTGCCTGTGTGACACGACCCTTAACCCctcaaaggagaactccagaccataaaaattgtcccccattgtgccggcagtaaaaaaaattaagatgtagataccttcctccgctccccccggggcctccggtaaccgcctccggtctccaccgcaatccacttcctggttgccggtggttggatgaatccgccaatcaccagccgcagtgcagTCCGActtggctggcgataggctgagcggcagtgtgacgttttcggccctggccgcaggtgccggtgtagtgaagaattttgagtCCTGAagagttttcacactgccgctcagcctatcgccggccgagtcggactgcgctgcggctggtgattggctgattcatccgaccactggcaaccaggaagaggattgtggCAGAGACCAGAgccagttaccggaggcaccgggggagcggaggaaggtatgtacatctttatttttttactgccggcagtatgggggacaatttttatggtctggagttctcctttaacgaggcaggacgtaaatgtatgtcctggtgggctggtgcttagcgcaccaggaagtacatttacgtcctatgcataaccgcgagcatcggagcgatgcttgtgGCATGCGcggtaggtcccggctgctgattgagaacagccagggacccgccggtaatggtggacatccgcaatcgtgcaggtgtccgccattaacccctcagatcccgtgatcagtacagatcacagcatctgcagcatcgcggataCTAAAATGAATGATCGCATAGCCCGCAGCGCTGCTACAGcgttccaatcatccagcatggcagccggaggtcccctcaccggcctccgctgccttccatggttcttctgctctggtctgcgatcgagcagaccagagcagaagatgaccgataatactgatcagtgctatgtcctatgcatagcactgaacagtattagcaattgaatgattactatcaaagtgtaaaaataaaagtaaaaatatttgaaaaaacccctcccccaataaaaaggtaaattgtcccattttccctatttcacccccaaaaagtgtaaaaaaaaaaaaaatattttttatatatacatatttggtatccgcatgcgtaaatatgccagctattaaaataaaatgttaatgataccgtatggtgaacggcatgaaagtaaaaaaaataaataaaaaaaagtctttaaggcccaaatgggctgcgtccttataggggttaaaggggtattccggtgggaaacctggtggcagaaagttaaacagatttgtaaataacttttattaacaaatctttacccttccagtacttattagcagctatataggaaattctttttttatttaatttattttttgtcttgtccacagtgctctctgctgacacctctgtccgtatcgggaactgtccagagcagcataggtttgctatggggattttttcctgctctggacagttcctgatatgggcatcaggtgtcagcagagagcactgtggtcaaaacaaaaaagaaattaaaaaataaacaaatttcctctgtagcatacagctgctaataagtactggaaggacaaatattttataatagaagtaatttacaaatctgtttaactttctggcaccagttcatttaaaaaaaatttccaccggagtacgctTACACGTGCAGATTTTCTGTAATAGATTTTATAATTGACTTTCCattagaaaatctgcagcacaatACGCAAGGTACCCTTAATCTATCTGGAGACAAGTCAGCTCACTGAGGGATTAGTTTACAGCTGCTTAAAAGCCTTGAAAAAGGGCAAAGAGGGAGTGGTGACAGAGACCAGGTTAAACTGTGTGTGGAGGAAGGTGGATGCCAAAAGTATTTACAAATGACacgaaaactttaaaggggtactcaggtggaaaacttttttttttttttttaaatcaaccggtgccagaaagttaaacagatttgtaaattacttctattataaaaatgttaatccttccagtacttattagcttctgaatacagaggaaattcttttctttttggaacacagtgggggatatttatcaaagaatttaaactgtttttttcttgtctaaatttgttgcacagaaagtcgcagtctaaatatgtgcgacttttctgcgacttttgctctagaggatttttagaacatgatgcatgcaagtctattttagatggaaaaatgcattggtgctgaatttatcaaaagcgacttttcaaccacaagttgcatcggctgaaagtacgccgaaatgtcagaccatcctggagcaggtctaaatacagtctaaagcatagatctctaagtctgtgcacagaatttatcaagagccgtgcgacttttgataaattaggcgcacaatagaccggcctaaccctctatagtttggtctatattgatgcgggacatagacagctttgataaatatcccccagtgttctctgctgacatcatgaccacagtgctcccgactgacatctctgtccatttgttttctatcgggattttctcctactctggacagttcttaaaatggacagaggtgtcggcagagagcactgtggtcatgatgtcagcagagaacactgtgttccaaaaagaaagccatttcctctgtagtattcagcagctaataagtactggaaggattaagattttttaatagaagtaacttactttctggcaccagctgattttataaaaaaaaaaaagttttccagcggagtacccctttaatgtttttgtaCAAAAGTGTATTCCTCGCATCTTAAGTCTATTATCTAATAATCTATTATTTCTAGAACTTTCCATAAAGATTTTCTTTACTCTTTTGTTTGTATACTGTTTTCTAATGCTTTTGAAGAGAgtaatatttttacaattttaactaTTTCATTACAGGACTGTTCGTGTTGCAATGCAAGTGCCTGTTGTGATGACTTCCCTGGGCCAGAAAATTTCCACTTTGGCCGTCCAGTCCATGAACCCAGGGTCTCCATTGTTGGCCAACACCAGCCCCACAAGTGCATCAGCTCCAAAGGTTGTAATCCAGACAATACCAACTATGATGCAAGCTTCTTCAGAAAGTGACAAATTCACCATGCAACCTGCCAAAATCATAACCATCCCAACCTCTCAGCTCACCCAGTGTCAGCTGCAGACCAAGTCTAACTTAAGCAGTGCTGGGGGCTTGAATCTGATGGGCACTCCGCTGACTGTGAGAGCACTTACTCCTGTATCCATCGCCCATGGGACCCCCGTTATGAGACTAGCAATGCCTGCACAACAGGCCCGGTGCCAGACACCACCACGGGTCATCAGTACCCTTATTAAAGGACCTGAAATGAAATCGGACATAGTGGTGAGCAGGCAGGATGGAGAAATGAAAACATTTCAGCTGGTTAAAGATGAGAAATCGGCAGATGGGGGCAAAACAGTAACTCATGTTGTGGTTGTTAGTGCCCCTGCTGGAATTACCTTGCCAGTGACTGTCAAACAAGAAGGGACGGTGGTCTGTGACAAGTGAGAAACATTCCACCAGCCTGTTGTAAGATTTGAGTCAAACtgacaataaataaaatacagaCAATAAACTTATTCTGTGGAAGAAAGGGAGATGGTTCCAGTCCAACGAGACTTTAAAGCAAGTGAGAGACGTGTATATGTGGAGTGTAAAAGAGACCGTTACCGGAAGTGCGTTTCTCCCAGTGGGATGTTGGTTCACATACTGATGGGGATGTTACCTCTAAGATAAAGGAGAAAAAAGGAAACTGAAAGGGACCAAAGCGTTCATTCattcatatatagatatatttttagGTTACACTAAATAAGGTGGAACACTAAAATGATGAGTGGCTGTTTGTTCTCCCACAATCCAAAAAGCAAAGTTTAGGTCAAAGTAAAATTGTAAATGAtcatgttttttatttctttatacctacagtatatatgagttgagttttttttgtttgtaataCCAGCAATTTATACCACTGTGTACAAATAGCCCTCACTTAACCGGTGCTATGTGACAACTCTGCTAAACCAGTATGTGACGTGGTGCGTGTAGAAGAGACTCCCTTTAAAGTTTTGTTTGGAAACGCAAATGAGATTTGGGTTAGGAGCAGATTTCATATGGAAGCCTTAGAGACTGattcaattttatttttccttggAATAAGCTAACTGCTTGTTTGTGTAAAGcaatctttttatatataaatatattatagaaaatatggagagagaaaaaaaaaaccttgtaccTAGCACAGTATTGGCATAGAATTACTTGTAACATATTTTATATTGTAGattaaagttttgtttttttttaaatacctttaAATGGCTGGAAATGTCTAAAAGCATATTGAGCTGCCAGCCTTTCATTCAGCAAAGGGTTAAACTGTGGGCAAATGGGCCAACTACTGCAACTTGCTTTTGTCACACGGAATCCATGCAAACATTTCAATTCCTGCGATCCATTTGAAAGGTCACCGCACGCatgagcccttttttttttttggagtgcaAGCATTTTGAAGCCTGCTATTTTTTTAGTTGAAGTTACGATGGGGCAGACTAGGGGGGGTTGGGGGATAAAGTACCAGTGTTCAGAATGAACTACAATAGTTTGTATATTCAACATTTGAAGTATATTCTATTTTGTTGTACTCTTGTTTCAAAGTGTATTCAAGTAGATTTTACTGCAATATAGAAAATGAATTTCATGTCTTGTGTGTTGTCTTCATTTCCCTCCATCTTCCAGATATTACTTTACAGTTCCATATATCTGAATGATCCGGGATTATCAGGCGTTCTGGTTTACTTGTCTTTTGTCTTCAGAATATCTAGGCTAACAACCGGAAATAAAATGTCACTATAACTGTACTTGGATATCGGAGCAGTCTTCCAATGTCTATATTCGTGCTTTTCTCCAGTCATGTGAAAAATATGAAGGGCCATGAGCAAACAcggatcattttttattttttacatttttataaattccaAATATGGTCTGTACCTCCCAGGATGTCATGAACTAATGCAGGATATCTGCTGTACAGCTCTGAATTATAGATCACACTTATCACTAGATCTTTCAATGCATTTTAGCTGTATCCTGCCTAAACTATTTTCCCCAtaatatcgtatatactcgagtataagctgaggcccctaattttaccccagaaacccaggaaaagttattgactcgactataagcctaaggtgggaaatacatcatccccccccccccatgtcatcatccagacccacgtcatcatcatcgcctgtcaatcccttaatcagtggtcttcaacctgcggacctccagatgttgcaaaactacaactcccagcatgctgggtgttgtagttttgaagcctctggaggtctgcaggttgaagaccactgtggccttcgccatcatccagccccccccattTGCACtcgcctcccctcagtgggaagggtgagctgatccgggccatctatgctgcagggaccgtccggtgtggAGGATTAGTCGCTGCGGGCTgttcattttcaccggggggcggggggggggagggggggtgggggggcttttctctgcgcttcgggcccggcccaggactagtgacgttgccttgatgacgacgcacagggacggtgcgcatgaacgtccctgtgtgtcgtcaagGCAgcttcactagtccggggccgggcacgCAGAAGGCCCcccgtgaaaatggacagcccgcaacgactaatcggtccctgcagcacagatggtccctgcagcatagatggcccggaccagctcacccttgcttcccaccaaggggaggtgagtacaaaacaaaagggtggGGGgtgctggatgatgactaagaccgcagtagtcttcaacctgtggacctccagaggcttcaaaactacaacacccagcatgcccggacagccgatggctgtctgggcatgctgggcgttgtagttttgcaacatctggaggtctgcaggttgcaacatctggagatctgctgggagttgtagttttgcaacatctggaggtccgcaggttgaagatcactgtcattTTGTAACCATGTGCTCACAGAATATGAGGTGGACTGCAGTAACCCGTCATGGTCCACTGCTTCCGTCCCTGTGCACTGCACAGATCTGGCTGCAGTAGCTGGGTACTGGTATCACATTGATCAGTGATTGATGGACCACTAGAAGATCGATAATGTAAATTTACAGCATGGCCGTCTGGTATTTGGCGCATCATGTACTACAGTAAGTCCATGATGTGAGAGGCTGCAGCTGACAATGACGGACATTGGTGATCAAGCTTTTGTCTGCCAGTAACACATTAAAgtggcactccgctgctcagcgtttggaacaatgccccttcccatagacttgcatcgaaggGGGCGgggtattaagggggtgggggctatgacgtcacaagctcctggcgctgtttgttccaaactctgagcagtggagtacccctttaaattccaccATCAATAGCGATCAGTTTACATCCTGGCTGGTTTCAGGCCAAACTGCTTATAGTCTTGTTTTAGGTGGGATTACATAGCTTTGTTCAGTACAAGCACTTGAATAATTGCTTGTAATAGTTATGGGGGCATAAAGTGTAAAGTCCCCtctaaatcataaaataataatagaattctaatcactcccctttttcctattttttaaagtaACAAAATATTTTCCGCATGCGGAATATTCCAGTGTGAAGTGATCTAAATGTCCCATCTAAACTAAAATGGCACCATTAAAGACTACaactcatggtgcaaaaaaacattaaaggagtattccagcgcaacataacttatcgcccatccaaaggataggggattagttatagatcccggggggtcccagcgctggggcctcccgggatctcctggacggggccgtggcagtctgcaggaagtgcagtttcgtccccagcagaaagctgtGGCAGACATGCCCCTCCGTGTATCTctgtggggtacatggagggggcgtgtcggccgccgcatcatgcggggatggaacgccccctttTCAGCATACTGTagtggccccgtccaggagatcccggggggccccagcactcggtccccgcagctcccccccccgcgataggggataagttatattgcactgaaGATCTCCTTTAATCCACAGAATggccctgtagatggaaaaataagatttatgggggatatttatcaagctTTCAAGTCGCAGATTTGTCACATTACCCTCAATTATGCAGCAGTTTAAAAAAGTCGTACGGGTGAAAAGGTTTTAGAAAAGTCTCAGAGAAGGAATCATGCTAAGTGGTTGTCTGAAGTGAAATTTACTAAAAATGTGTACTGGCCCCATATTTATCAGGGCTGCACCATTTATTAAATTTGGCGCATGTACACTCCAACTacaccatcaaaacctgtgtataacacAGTGCACCTACACTAACTTCCATGTTAGAGGAAAAAAACGAAGGGGGGATTTACAAAAACCAGTGCTGTAAACTTTCA
Above is a genomic segment from Hyla sarda isolate aHylSar1 chromosome 1, aHylSar1.hap1, whole genome shotgun sequence containing:
- the ELF2 gene encoding ETS-related transcription factor Elf-2 isoform X2, encoding MTSAVVDGGGSVGSYVSNGVENSEQEEVQETEYPAVIVEPVPSAILEEGYAAQVLVYDDETFIFQDVAEEQEVETETVEIVEASVHSSNVHCTDKTIEAAEALLHMESPTILRDSRSPEVYVPPCVSTPEFIHAAMRPDVITETVVEVSTEDSEPMDSSPIPISIELGEPMKKKKAGRKPKIQQPTFANGSPDLGMKKKPREGKGNTTYLWEFLLDLLQDKNTCPRYIKWTQREKGIFKLVDSKAVSKLWGKHKNKPDMNYETMGRALRYYYQRGILAKVEGQRLVYQFKEMPKNIVVIEDDKAEPCTEEMVSPIDDKSLERVSIPAEGILKMSMPARLEKCPTQQTSPRKPRLVSLASPVSEGPPLSPTSTTPNPGQRTVRVAMQVPVVMTSLGQKISTLAVQSMNPGSPLLANTSPTSASAPKVVIQTIPTMMQASSESDKFTMQPAKIITIPTSQLTQCQLQTKSNLSSAGGLNLMGTPLTVRALTPVSIAHGTPVMRLAMPAQQARCQTPPRVISTLIKGPEMKSDIVVSRQDGEMKTFQLVKDEKSADGGKTVTHVVVVSAPAGITLPVTVKQEGTVVCDK
- the ELF2 gene encoding ETS-related transcription factor Elf-2 isoform X1, with product MTSAVVDGGGSVGSYVSNGVENSEQEEVQETEYPAVIVEPVPSAILEEGYAAQVLVYDDETFIFQDVAEEQEVETETVEIVEASVHSSNVHCTDKTIEAAEALLHMESPTILRDSRSPVEVYVPPCVSTPEFIHAAMRPDVITETVVEVSTEDSEPMDSSPIPISIELGEPMKKKKAGRKPKIQQPTFANGSPDLGMKKKPREGKGNTTYLWEFLLDLLQDKNTCPRYIKWTQREKGIFKLVDSKAVSKLWGKHKNKPDMNYETMGRALRYYYQRGILAKVEGQRLVYQFKEMPKNIVVIEDDKAEPCTEEMVSPIDDKSLERVSIPAEGILKMSMPARLEKCPTQQTSPRKPRLVSLASPVSEGPPLSPTSTTPNPGQRTVRVAMQVPVVMTSLGQKISTLAVQSMNPGSPLLANTSPTSASAPKVVIQTIPTMMQASSESDKFTMQPAKIITIPTSQLTQCQLQTKSNLSSAGGLNLMGTPLTVRALTPVSIAHGTPVMRLAMPAQQARCQTPPRVISTLIKGPEMKSDIVVSRQDGEMKTFQLVKDEKSADGGKTVTHVVVVSAPAGITLPVTVKQEGTVVCDK
- the ELF2 gene encoding ETS-related transcription factor Elf-2 isoform X4, producing MATSLHEGPTNQLDLLIRAVEASVHSSNVHCTDKTIEAAEALLHMESPTILRDSRSPVEVYVPPCVSTPEFIHAAMRPDVITETVVEVSTEDSEPMDSSPIPISIELGEPMKKKKAGRKPKIQQPTFANGSPDLGMKKKPREGKGNTTYLWEFLLDLLQDKNTCPRYIKWTQREKGIFKLVDSKAVSKLWGKHKNKPDMNYETMGRALRYYYQRGILAKVEGQRLVYQFKEMPKNIVVIEDDKAEPCTEEMVSPIDDKSLERVSIPAEGILKMSMPARLEKCPTQQTSPRKPRLVSLASPVSEGPPLSPTSTTPNPGQRTVRVAMQVPVVMTSLGQKISTLAVQSMNPGSPLLANTSPTSASAPKVVIQTIPTMMQASSESDKFTMQPAKIITIPTSQLTQCQLQTKSNLSSAGGLNLMGTPLTVRALTPVSIAHGTPVMRLAMPAQQARCQTPPRVISTLIKGPEMKSDIVVSRQDGEMKTFQLVKDEKSADGGKTVTHVVVVSAPAGITLPVTVKQEGTVVCDK
- the ELF2 gene encoding ETS-related transcription factor Elf-2 isoform X3 → MTSAVVDGGGSVGSYVSNGVENSEQEEVQETEYPAVIVEPVPSAILEEGYAAQVLVYDDETFIFQDVAEEQEVETETVEIVEASVHSSNVHCTDKTIEAAEALLHMESPTILRDSRSPEFIHAAMRPDVITETVVEVSTEDSEPMDSSPIPISIELGEPMKKKKAGRKPKIQQPTFANGSPDLGMKKKPREGKGNTTYLWEFLLDLLQDKNTCPRYIKWTQREKGIFKLVDSKAVSKLWGKHKNKPDMNYETMGRALRYYYQRGILAKVEGQRLVYQFKEMPKNIVVIEDDKAEPCTEEMVSPIDDKSLERVSIPAEGILKMSMPARLEKCPTQQTSPRKPRLVSLASPVSEGPPLSPTSTTPNPGQRTVRVAMQVPVVMTSLGQKISTLAVQSMNPGSPLLANTSPTSASAPKVVIQTIPTMMQASSESDKFTMQPAKIITIPTSQLTQCQLQTKSNLSSAGGLNLMGTPLTVRALTPVSIAHGTPVMRLAMPAQQARCQTPPRVISTLIKGPEMKSDIVVSRQDGEMKTFQLVKDEKSADGGKTVTHVVVVSAPAGITLPVTVKQEGTVVCDK
- the ELF2 gene encoding ETS-related transcription factor Elf-2 isoform X5, giving the protein MATSLHEGPTNQLDLLIRAVEASVHSSNVHCTDKTIEAAEALLHMESPTILRDSRSPEVYVPPCVSTPEFIHAAMRPDVITETVVEVSTEDSEPMDSSPIPISIELGEPMKKKKAGRKPKIQQPTFANGSPDLGMKKKPREGKGNTTYLWEFLLDLLQDKNTCPRYIKWTQREKGIFKLVDSKAVSKLWGKHKNKPDMNYETMGRALRYYYQRGILAKVEGQRLVYQFKEMPKNIVVIEDDKAEPCTEEMVSPIDDKSLERVSIPAEGILKMSMPARLEKCPTQQTSPRKPRLVSLASPVSEGPPLSPTSTTPNPGQRTVRVAMQVPVVMTSLGQKISTLAVQSMNPGSPLLANTSPTSASAPKVVIQTIPTMMQASSESDKFTMQPAKIITIPTSQLTQCQLQTKSNLSSAGGLNLMGTPLTVRALTPVSIAHGTPVMRLAMPAQQARCQTPPRVISTLIKGPEMKSDIVVSRQDGEMKTFQLVKDEKSADGGKTVTHVVVVSAPAGITLPVTVKQEGTVVCDK
- the ELF2 gene encoding ETS-related transcription factor Elf-2 isoform X6, producing the protein MATSLHEGPTNQLDLLIRAVEASVHSSNVHCTDKTIEAAEALLHMESPTILRDSRSPEFIHAAMRPDVITETVVEVSTEDSEPMDSSPIPISIELGEPMKKKKAGRKPKIQQPTFANGSPDLGMKKKPREGKGNTTYLWEFLLDLLQDKNTCPRYIKWTQREKGIFKLVDSKAVSKLWGKHKNKPDMNYETMGRALRYYYQRGILAKVEGQRLVYQFKEMPKNIVVIEDDKAEPCTEEMVSPIDDKSLERVSIPAEGILKMSMPARLEKCPTQQTSPRKPRLVSLASPVSEGPPLSPTSTTPNPGQRTVRVAMQVPVVMTSLGQKISTLAVQSMNPGSPLLANTSPTSASAPKVVIQTIPTMMQASSESDKFTMQPAKIITIPTSQLTQCQLQTKSNLSSAGGLNLMGTPLTVRALTPVSIAHGTPVMRLAMPAQQARCQTPPRVISTLIKGPEMKSDIVVSRQDGEMKTFQLVKDEKSADGGKTVTHVVVVSAPAGITLPVTVKQEGTVVCDK